The following proteins come from a genomic window of Negativicoccus succinicivorans:
- the scfB gene encoding thioether cross-link-forming SCIFF peptide maturase, producing MTEVSAVQPMIHKFYLNGEYIVLDVNSGCVHLPDQLTYELLDTYDGTNPDEARAAFGDRYPAAEIEEAIGEVDELIADGLLFAEMDPAFTVALEERPIVKALCLNIAHDCNLRCRYCFAGQGGYGKWRELMSFDTARRAVDFLIAHSGPRKHCEIDFFGGEPLMNYHVVQQTIDYIRAQEKKHDKIFKLTLTTNGMLLDERKVQYFNEQHVSLVLSLDGREEVHDEMRPGVRGEGTYRPIRDHLAYAVQNRNGEEYYVRGTYTAKNLDFTTDVLDMVDQGFSELSMEPVVSEDEAFAITEEHLPRIFAEYEKLAQAYLDRQREGRPFQFFHFNMDLYRGPCLQKRLRGCGAGHEYMAVVPNGDIYPCHQFVGRDGYVIGNVKTGLFDMDTPRSFRENHVLKKPTCQGCWAKFFCSGGCHANNETFAGDIHEPYKVSCEIQKKRIECAMMIQAKMADIKAERAQADNVSARA from the coding sequence ATGACGGAAGTTTCTGCAGTACAACCTATGATTCACAAGTTTTATTTAAATGGCGAATACATCGTGCTCGATGTCAACAGCGGCTGCGTGCATCTGCCGGATCAGTTGACGTATGAGCTTTTAGATACCTATGACGGAACGAATCCGGACGAAGCGCGGGCGGCGTTCGGCGACCGCTATCCGGCGGCGGAGATTGAGGAAGCGATCGGCGAAGTCGACGAGTTGATCGCCGACGGTCTTTTGTTCGCGGAAATGGATCCGGCGTTTACCGTCGCGCTTGAAGAACGTCCGATTGTTAAAGCGTTATGCTTGAATATCGCGCATGACTGCAACTTGCGTTGCCGCTACTGCTTCGCGGGCCAAGGCGGTTACGGTAAATGGCGCGAGCTGATGAGCTTTGATACGGCGCGTCGGGCAGTCGATTTTCTGATCGCGCATTCCGGTCCGCGTAAACATTGCGAGATTGATTTCTTCGGCGGCGAGCCGCTGATGAATTACCATGTGGTGCAGCAGACGATCGATTATATCCGCGCGCAGGAGAAAAAACACGACAAGATTTTCAAGCTGACGCTGACGACCAACGGCATGCTGTTGGATGAGCGCAAGGTGCAATATTTCAATGAGCAGCATGTCAGTCTCGTGTTGAGTTTGGACGGTCGTGAAGAAGTGCATGACGAGATGCGCCCGGGAGTGCGTGGCGAGGGTACGTACCGGCCGATCCGGGACCACTTGGCGTACGCGGTGCAAAATCGTAACGGCGAAGAATACTACGTGCGCGGCACGTATACGGCGAAGAACCTTGATTTTACGACCGACGTGCTCGACATGGTGGACCAGGGCTTCAGCGAACTTTCGATGGAACCGGTCGTCAGTGAAGACGAGGCGTTCGCGATTACGGAAGAACATCTGCCGCGCATTTTCGCGGAGTACGAAAAATTGGCGCAGGCGTACTTGGATCGCCAGCGCGAAGGTCGTCCGTTCCAATTTTTCCATTTCAATATGGATCTTTACCGCGGTCCGTGTCTGCAAAAGCGTTTGCGCGGTTGCGGCGCGGGGCATGAGTACATGGCGGTCGTGCCGAACGGAGATATTTACCCCTGCCATCAGTTCGTCGGTCGGGACGGGTATGTGATCGGCAATGTGAAGACGGGGCTGTTCGATATGGATACGCCGCGCTCCTTCCGTGAAAATCACGTGCTAAAAAAACCGACCTGCCAAGGTTGCTGGGCGAAATTTTTCTGCTCGGGCGGTTGCCACGCCAACAATGAAACCTTTGCGGGCGATATTCATGAACCCTACAAGGTCAGCTGCGAAATTCAGAAAAAACGCATCGAGTGCGCCATGATGATTCAGGCTAAAATGGCGGATATCAAGGCGGAGCGGGCGCAGGCGGACAACGTCTCGGCGCGCGCGTAA
- a CDS encoding type II secretion system protein GspD gives MMSVGKWGTLLLGLSLLAGPIQAADVQARDSSVREVLTGLARLTGDNIIIADDVHGNVTLTLHDVTPQEALQLVAEAADVTLVKNGRTWLVHGTQTNEKAAKQARSFALNYADPVNVQKELTAIVPAEQVQINPESASVIVYGTPRELAEVDQLLKKIDYAYRQVNVSVEVVAVNRDHIKELGIDWDWLPLTGSARYETRYERGRGAREKVKEIVTPDGFGSIQFGKTVAGHPYSFFFRAKLNALVADGNAQILARPNITTVNGKTARILIGNKIPVLVDQITNGEKVTTTEYRDAGIRLLYTPRVNAAGEITADVTAEVSTPYLVPELRAYRITTREAQTTVRLQPGEALTIGGLIDREEQTSERRVPILSEIPILGRLFRTTEHTKNNAEIMITITADLLPERPPKP, from the coding sequence ATGATGAGCGTAGGCAAATGGGGAACTTTGCTGCTCGGCCTGAGCTTGCTTGCCGGACCGATTCAAGCGGCGGATGTGCAGGCGAGGGATTCTTCCGTGCGGGAAGTGTTGACCGGGCTGGCGCGGCTGACCGGAGATAACATTATCATCGCCGATGATGTTCACGGCAACGTCACGCTGACACTGCATGATGTGACGCCGCAGGAGGCGTTGCAGCTGGTGGCCGAGGCGGCGGACGTGACGCTGGTGAAAAACGGACGCACGTGGCTTGTACATGGCACGCAAACGAACGAAAAAGCGGCTAAACAGGCGCGCTCCTTCGCGCTGAATTATGCTGATCCCGTGAATGTGCAAAAAGAGCTCACGGCGATTGTGCCGGCGGAACAGGTGCAAATTAATCCGGAGAGCGCGAGCGTCATCGTCTACGGTACGCCGCGCGAACTGGCGGAAGTGGATCAGCTGCTGAAGAAAATCGACTACGCGTATCGGCAGGTCAATGTTTCGGTGGAAGTCGTCGCGGTCAATCGCGACCATATCAAAGAGCTCGGGATTGATTGGGACTGGTTGCCGCTGACGGGCAGCGCGCGCTATGAAACGCGTTACGAACGCGGCCGCGGCGCGCGGGAGAAGGTAAAGGAAATTGTCACGCCCGACGGGTTCGGTTCCATTCAATTCGGCAAAACCGTGGCGGGGCATCCGTATTCCTTTTTCTTCCGCGCGAAGTTAAATGCGTTGGTTGCCGACGGCAACGCGCAAATTTTGGCGCGACCGAATATCACGACGGTCAACGGCAAGACGGCGCGAATTTTGATCGGCAATAAAATTCCCGTGCTGGTCGATCAGATCACCAATGGTGAAAAAGTGACGACGACGGAGTATCGCGACGCGGGCATACGCCTTTTATATACGCCGCGCGTCAATGCGGCCGGTGAGATCACGGCTGATGTGACGGCGGAAGTATCGACGCCGTACCTTGTTCCGGAACTGCGGGCCTACCGTATTACGACGCGCGAAGCGCAAACGACGGTGCGCTTGCAACCGGGCGAAGCGCTCACAATCGGCGGTCTGATCGATCGCGAGGAACAAACAAGCGAACGGCGCGTACCGATTTTAAGTGAAATCCCGATCCTCGGACGATTATTCCGCACGACCGAGCATACGAAAAATAATGCGGAAATTATGATAACGATTACGGCGGATTTGCTTCCGGAGCGGCCGCCGAAGCCATAA
- a CDS encoding ABC-F family ATP-binding cassette domain-containing protein, with product MAMIKVAGLSKAFGIETIFKNVTFTVAEGQRVGLVGRNGAGKSTLLRCVMGTMEADSGSVSVTDQATIGYVQQSIDFGAQTLREVVETAWEDVRRIEHELEDLTQRMGRTSDPALLERYAKLEDRFERLGGYAYETMTRRIMVGLGFTEADWDRAANNFSGGQKTRINLARALVRRPDFLLLDEPTNHLDIAMTEWLEDFLRSYRGGILLVSHDRYFLDAVTTDILDLEQHRVTSYRGNYSAFSKKKAARLHADLRAYEKQQEEIAQTEAYIRKYKAGIKAKQARGRQSQLDRLERLQKPVTETTLAFSFRPATGTAERVLDVQELAAAYGDRTIFKDISFLLRRGDTVGIIGPNGIGKSTLLSVITGEKTPAHGTVTFGNRVALGYYSQEHTNLHPSRTVLEEVMQEYGCGEDDARHILGGFLFRGDDVYRLVGQLSGGEQARLALLLLLLEEPNVLILDEPTNHLDIPTREMIEDALLEFGGTYLVVSHDRYLLDRLVQRTLSFEDGTFREYLGNYSYWKEKRKELLETGRIPIPETAEPRKKENTATAPSADVPPAPPSPRATDSFRAAPQAAKKIAALEQEIARTEATITMIETQIAQTVDADALTELAESLSTAQEKLATQYEKWEHWAQMLD from the coding sequence ATGGCTATGATCAAAGTCGCCGGGCTCTCGAAAGCCTTCGGCATCGAAACTATTTTTAAAAATGTCACATTCACCGTCGCGGAAGGACAGCGCGTCGGCTTGGTCGGCCGTAACGGCGCGGGCAAATCGACGCTGCTGCGTTGCGTCATGGGGACAATGGAGGCGGACTCGGGCAGTGTCAGCGTGACCGATCAGGCGACGATCGGTTACGTGCAGCAAAGCATCGATTTCGGCGCGCAGACATTGCGCGAAGTGGTGGAAACCGCGTGGGAAGATGTGCGGCGCATCGAACATGAACTCGAGGATCTGACGCAACGCATGGGACGGACTTCCGATCCGGCGCTGCTCGAACGCTACGCGAAACTGGAAGACCGCTTTGAACGGCTCGGCGGTTACGCCTATGAAACGATGACGCGGCGGATCATGGTCGGTCTCGGTTTTACGGAAGCGGACTGGGATCGCGCGGCGAATAATTTCTCTGGCGGTCAAAAAACCAGGATCAATTTGGCGCGCGCGCTCGTGCGGCGGCCGGATTTTTTGTTGCTGGACGAACCGACGAACCATTTGGATATCGCGATGACGGAATGGCTTGAAGATTTCTTGCGCAGTTATCGCGGCGGCATTTTGCTGGTGTCCCATGACCGCTACTTTTTGGACGCGGTGACGACGGACATTCTGGATCTCGAGCAGCATCGAGTCACGTCGTATCGCGGCAATTACAGCGCGTTCAGTAAAAAGAAGGCGGCGCGCTTGCATGCCGACTTGCGCGCGTATGAAAAGCAGCAGGAAGAAATTGCGCAAACCGAAGCCTACATTCGCAAATATAAAGCGGGCATCAAGGCGAAGCAGGCGCGCGGTCGGCAAAGTCAACTGGATCGCCTGGAACGCCTGCAAAAGCCGGTGACTGAAACGACGCTCGCCTTTTCATTTCGTCCGGCGACCGGCACGGCGGAACGCGTCTTGGATGTGCAGGAGCTGGCAGCGGCGTATGGGGACCGCACTATTTTTAAAGATATTTCCTTTTTGTTGCGTCGCGGCGACACCGTCGGCATCATCGGTCCGAACGGCATCGGCAAGTCGACGCTTTTGTCCGTGATTACCGGCGAAAAAACACCGGCACACGGCACGGTCACATTCGGCAATCGCGTCGCGCTCGGCTACTATTCGCAGGAACACACCAATTTACATCCGAGCCGCACGGTGCTCGAAGAGGTCATGCAGGAATACGGTTGCGGCGAAGATGACGCGCGTCATATTTTGGGCGGTTTTCTCTTCCGAGGCGATGACGTGTATCGTCTCGTCGGTCAGCTTTCCGGCGGGGAGCAGGCTCGGCTGGCGTTGCTGCTGTTGCTTTTGGAAGAACCGAATGTGCTCATTTTGGACGAACCGACGAACCATTTGGATATCCCGACGCGCGAAATGATTGAAGACGCGTTGCTCGAGTTCGGCGGCACGTACCTGGTCGTGTCCCATGACCGCTACCTTTTGGATCGGCTGGTGCAGCGCACGCTTTCCTTTGAAGACGGCACTTTCCGTGAATATTTGGGCAATTATTCCTATTGGAAAGAAAAGCGTAAGGAACTGCTGGAGACGGGTCGCATTCCGATACCGGAGACAGCAGAGCCGCGCAAAAAAGAAAATACGGCGACAGCGCCGTCGGCGGATGTTCCACCCGCGCCGCCTTCGCCGCGCGCGACGGATTCTTTCCGCGCGGCACCGCAGGCGGCGAAAAAAATCGCGGCGCTCGAGCAGGAAATCGCCCGCACGGAAGCGACGATCACGATGATTGAGACGCAGATCGCGCAAACGGTCGATGCGGACGCGTTGACGGAACTGGCCGAATCGCTTTCGACCGCGCAGGAAAAATTGGCGACGCAGTACGAAAAATGGGAACACTGGGCGCAAATGCTTGATTAA
- a CDS encoding aspartate aminotransferase family protein — MKRSQELIQEESHYFAPAGRIPYYPLVIDHAHGSTLTDVDGNEYLDLLTSASALNVGHTPEPIVNAIIAQVKKMIHYTPAYMYHEPLVHLAKKMCEITPGDFEKRVIFGLTGSDANDALIKFARGYTGRPYIISFVNAYHGSTYGSISMSAISQNMRRKIGPLLPGFYHIPFPDSYRGMYGSAEPNTVEEYLAPLKEMLATYVPPEEVAAVVIETLQGDGGLLQPVDGYFEALQQLCKEHGILFCVDDTQQGLGRTGTWCSLEHWHLDPDLVVYGKSLAAGLPLSALVGRKEIMESLDRPAHIFTTGANPVCCAAALATLQYMEDNDLLAESTRKGKIAHDRMEHWRERFDCVGDVRGLGLSLGVDIVADKKAKTKDPHAALVICNRAYEKGVVMIAFAGSVLRFQPPLTITDEELNKALDVIEETLTEWQDGRLADYEVDGQGW; from the coding sequence ATGAAACGCTCCCAGGAATTAATTCAAGAAGAAAGTCATTATTTTGCGCCGGCCGGTCGGATTCCGTATTATCCGCTGGTCATTGATCATGCGCACGGTTCGACGCTGACCGATGTCGACGGTAACGAATACCTCGACTTGTTGACGAGCGCCAGTGCCTTGAATGTGGGGCACACACCGGAGCCGATCGTGAATGCCATTATCGCCCAGGTCAAGAAAATGATTCATTATACTCCGGCCTACATGTACCATGAGCCTTTGGTGCATCTCGCGAAAAAAATGTGCGAGATCACGCCGGGAGATTTTGAAAAACGCGTTATCTTCGGCTTGACCGGTTCGGACGCCAACGATGCTCTGATCAAGTTCGCCCGCGGGTACACGGGTCGTCCGTACATTATCTCCTTTGTGAACGCGTACCACGGATCGACCTACGGTTCGATTTCCATGTCGGCGATCAGTCAAAACATGCGCCGCAAAATCGGTCCGTTGTTGCCGGGCTTCTACCATATTCCATTTCCGGACAGCTATCGCGGCATGTACGGCAGCGCGGAACCGAATACGGTAGAAGAATACCTTGCACCGTTGAAAGAAATGTTGGCGACCTACGTGCCGCCGGAAGAAGTGGCGGCGGTGGTTATCGAAACGTTGCAAGGCGACGGCGGCTTGTTGCAGCCGGTCGACGGTTACTTTGAGGCTTTGCAGCAGTTGTGCAAAGAGCACGGCATTCTCTTTTGCGTTGACGACACGCAGCAGGGACTCGGACGCACCGGCACATGGTGCTCGTTGGAACACTGGCATTTGGATCCCGACCTTGTCGTTTACGGTAAATCGCTCGCGGCGGGACTGCCGCTCTCGGCCTTGGTCGGACGCAAAGAGATTATGGAAAGTCTGGATCGTCCCGCGCATATATTTACGACCGGAGCCAATCCGGTATGCTGCGCGGCGGCGCTTGCGACTTTGCAATACATGGAAGACAATGATTTGCTTGCGGAAAGCACGCGCAAGGGCAAGATCGCGCACGATCGTATGGAACATTGGCGGGAACGTTTCGACTGCGTCGGTGACGTTCGCGGTTTAGGCCTTTCGCTCGGCGTTGACATCGTCGCCGATAAAAAAGCGAAAACGAAAGATCCTCACGCCGCGCTCGTTATTTGCAACCGCGCCTACGAAAAAGGCGTCGTGATGATCGCTTTCGCCGGCAGCGTTTTGCGTTTCCAACCGCCGCTGACGATCACGGATGAGGAACTCAATAAAGCATTGGATGTTATCGAAGAAACCTTAACGGAATGGCAGGATGGCCGGCTCGCCGATTATGAAGTCGACGGGCAAGGCTGGTAA